A section of the Humulus lupulus chromosome 2, drHumLupu1.1, whole genome shotgun sequence genome encodes:
- the LOC133818973 gene encoding prolyl 4-hydroxylase 1, with amino-acid sequence MAAAMRIIFGLLTFVTIGMIIGALFQLAFIRRLEDSYDFPNFRTSQRRQLDSYIQLPRGIHHWNDDKETTVLRLGYVKPEVISWSPRIIILHNFLSIEECDYLRGLALPRLHVSTVVDTKTGKGIKSNVRTSSGMFLTPEEKKYPMIQAIEKRISVYSQIPVENGELIQVLRYEKSEFYKPHHDYFSDTFNLKRGGQRVATMLMYLSDSVEGGETYFPMAGTADCSCGGKIMKGLSVKPVKGDAVLFWSMGLDGQSDPNSIHGGCEVLSGEKWSATKWMRQTVTS; translated from the exons GTGCTTTGTTTCAATTGGCATTTATACGAAGACTGGAAGATTCATATG ATTTTCCTAATTTTCGAACATCACAGAGGCGTCAACTTGATAGCTATATTCAGTTGCCCAGAG GTATTCATCATTGGAATGATGACAAAGAGACAACAGTTTTACGACTTGGATAT GTTAAACCTGAAGTAATTAGCTGGTCACCTCGTATCATCATACTTCATAATTTTTTGAGCATAGAG GAATGTGATTATCTTAGAGGTTTAGCCCTCCCCCGTCTTCATGTTTCTACTGTGGTGGACACAAAAACAGGGAAG GGAATAAAGAGTAATGTTAGGACAAGCTCGGGGATGTTTCTAACTCCTGAAGAGAAAAAGTATCCAATGATACAA GCTATTGAAAAGCGAATATCTGTCTATTCACAAATACCTGTGGAAAATGGGGAGCTGATTCAGGTCTTAAG GTATGAAAAGAGTGAGTTTTACAAACCACACCATGACTACTTTTCTGATACT TTTAACTTGAAGCGTGGTGGTCAGAGAGTAGCAACAATGCTAATGTATTTAAGTGACAGTGTTGAGGGTGGAGAGACATACTTTCCTATG GCTGGTACAGCTGACTGTAGCTGTGGTGGAAAAATAATGAAAGGTTTATCTGTGAAACCGGTTAAAGGAGATGCTGTTCTCTTCTGGAGCATG GGTCTTGACGGACAATCTGATCCAAATAGCATTCATGGCGGGTGCGAAGTACTTTCAGGGGAAAAGTGGTCAGCTACAAAATGGATGAGGCAAACAGTTACCTCTTGA